The following coding sequences lie in one Nitrospirota bacterium genomic window:
- the gvpA gene encoding gas vesicle structural protein GvpA: MAVQKSMASSSLAEVIDRILDKGIVIDAWARVSLVGIEFLSLEARAVVAGVETYLKYAEAIGLTTSAAQPAS; the protein is encoded by the coding sequence ATGGCCGTTCAAAAATCCATGGCGAGTTCATCGCTGGCTGAGGTTATCGACCGGATCCTCGACAAGGGGATCGTCATCGATGCCTGGGCGCGCGTGTCGCTCGTCGGAATCGAATTCCTGTCCTTGGAGGCGCGAGCCGTGGTCGCCGGCGTTGAGACCTATCTCAAATACGCCGAAGCGATCGGTCTCACGACATCAGCCGCTCAGCCGGCTTCCTAA
- a CDS encoding sigma-54-dependent Fis family transcriptional regulator, with product METIFIIDDEEDVCRMLGKFLTQEGYRAAWTTAADSALPLIQRESPSCVLLDRHLGDSDGMTVLSQIREWDSRLPVIMLTGYPTVETAVQAMKKGAFHYATKPFNREEMTVLIAMAIEQRRLHRQIEGLQARLGEVGDLEASMGASEKTQQVIRLARSVAATKVNVLILGESGTGKELVARAIHRLSNGHEGSFIPVDCAAIPETLIESELFGYEKGAFTGATSTVKGKCELADGGTLFLDEIGNIPGPVQSKLLRFLESHEIERVGGRRTIRTSVRVIAATNADLARASRENLFRLDLFYRLNEFMIHLPPLRERRDDIPFLCHRFLLQMGPEMGKEVSKIAPEALERLHRYSFPGNVRELRNIMKRAMVMAEGCVELVDLPPEVRNPGKSDLAPEIRLPISHDLPFTEVARKASEQVERQLILEALQKTKGHQGKAADLLGITRRTLYNKIKELGIRSGFSGA from the coding sequence ATGGAAACCATATTCATCATTGACGACGAAGAGGACGTCTGCCGCATGTTGGGGAAATTCCTCACGCAAGAGGGATATCGAGCGGCTTGGACAACCGCAGCCGATTCGGCGCTTCCGCTTATTCAGCGGGAATCTCCGTCTTGTGTCCTCCTTGATCGCCATCTGGGTGATTCCGACGGCATGACCGTCTTGAGCCAGATCAGGGAATGGGACAGTAGACTGCCGGTGATCATGCTCACCGGGTATCCGACGGTTGAAACCGCCGTGCAGGCCATGAAAAAGGGGGCTTTCCACTATGCAACCAAGCCGTTCAACAGGGAGGAAATGACCGTCCTGATCGCAATGGCGATTGAGCAACGGCGTCTCCATCGGCAGATCGAAGGGTTGCAGGCGCGTTTGGGAGAGGTGGGGGATCTTGAGGCGTCGATGGGGGCTTCTGAAAAGACACAGCAGGTGATTCGACTCGCGCGCTCGGTCGCCGCGACGAAAGTGAATGTCCTCATCCTGGGTGAATCGGGAACGGGGAAGGAGCTTGTTGCGAGAGCCATCCACCGCTTGTCCAATGGGCACGAAGGTTCGTTCATTCCGGTCGATTGTGCGGCAATCCCGGAGACGCTGATCGAGAGCGAGTTGTTCGGCTACGAAAAGGGCGCTTTTACCGGCGCCACCTCAACCGTGAAGGGAAAGTGTGAGCTGGCCGACGGGGGCACGCTCTTCCTGGATGAGATCGGGAACATCCCGGGCCCGGTGCAGTCCAAGCTTCTTCGGTTCCTGGAGAGTCACGAGATCGAGCGGGTGGGCGGCAGGAGAACAATCCGGACCTCCGTTCGCGTGATCGCCGCGACGAACGCGGATCTGGCCCGAGCTTCGCGGGAGAATCTTTTCCGCCTGGATCTCTTCTATCGCCTGAATGAGTTTATGATCCATCTCCCGCCGCTTCGAGAGAGAAGGGATGATATTCCGTTCCTCTGCCACAGGTTCTTGCTCCAAATGGGACCGGAGATGGGGAAGGAAGTTTCGAAAATAGCCCCCGAGGCCCTCGAAAGGCTCCATCGCTATTCCTTCCCGGGAAACGTGCGGGAACTGCGGAACATCATGAAAAGGGCCATGGTGATGGCTGAAGGCTGCGTCGAGCTCGTGGATCTGCCGCCGGAAGTCCGGAATCCCGGGAAATCGGATTTAGCGCCGGAGATCCGTCTTCCCATCTCCCATGACCTTCCCTTCACGGAAGTCGCCCGCAAGGCGAGCGAACAGGTTGAGAGGCAGTTGATCCTGGAAGCCCTTCAAAAGACGAAGGGGCATCAAGGCAAGGCGGCCGATCTCTTGGGGATCACCCGTAGGACTCTCTACAATAAAATAAAGGAGCTTGGAATTCGATCGGGGTTCTCCGGGGCCTGA
- a CDS encoding response regulator, which translates to MMKAPSILVADDEPGICNLLKKALTREGYKVSTATSGRRVVSILKRRDVQLLLLDLKMPDMGGIEVLEKIRAIKKGPFPAVVIMTGHGSPSSAREAIRLGAVDYLAKPFDLNLVNAVVKEALRAR; encoded by the coding sequence ATGATGAAGGCTCCTTCAATCCTTGTCGCGGATGATGAGCCCGGGATTTGCAACCTCCTCAAGAAAGCCTTAACCAGAGAGGGATACAAGGTTTCCACTGCTACGAGCGGCCGGAGAGTCGTTTCAATCCTCAAAAGACGGGATGTTCAGCTCCTCCTCCTCGACCTCAAGATGCCCGATATGGGAGGGATTGAGGTTCTTGAGAAAATCCGCGCGATAAAGAAGGGACCCTTTCCGGCTGTCGTGATTATGACCGGCCATGGCAGCCCCTCATCCGCCCGCGAGGCGATACGGCTGGGGGCCGTCGATTACCTCGCAAAACCGTTCGACCTCAACCTCGTCAACGCGGTGGTAAAGGAAGCTCTGCGTGCAAGATAG
- a CDS encoding 16S rRNA (uracil(1498)-N(3))-methyltransferase, with the protein MTSGSNPRRFFLTSDELAHPTVKLVGPEGRHLVKVLRARPGQVVSLYDEQGHSRTATIRSVDHRRAVAHLDLSPGPVAPPASAAIELGVGFLKGSKLDEVIRFAASMGVRGIHPFVTTRSVAAQAQAPGIEKLSRWKRIANQACKISPGVTPPFISAPTSLVALIARMSGPCAKIILWEGSAPPLAGVLKSKNVGDGIALLVGPEGGFSEEDVTASEAAGFRRASLGPYVFRSEYATQIALILTLHAMGLLG; encoded by the coding sequence ATGACCTCGGGATCGAATCCACGCCGTTTCTTCCTGACATCAGACGAACTTGCCCACCCAACGGTGAAGCTGGTCGGCCCTGAAGGGAGGCATCTCGTGAAAGTGCTGCGCGCCCGACCGGGACAAGTGGTGAGTCTCTATGACGAACAAGGACACAGCCGCACCGCGACGATCAGGTCCGTCGACCACCGTCGGGCTGTGGCTCACCTTGACCTTTCGCCCGGTCCCGTAGCTCCGCCCGCAAGTGCAGCGATCGAGCTGGGTGTGGGATTCCTCAAAGGATCCAAATTGGATGAAGTGATTCGCTTTGCAGCTTCCATGGGCGTGCGCGGCATCCATCCATTCGTCACAACGAGATCGGTGGCGGCTCAAGCCCAGGCACCAGGTATCGAGAAACTCTCACGCTGGAAACGGATCGCCAACCAAGCGTGCAAGATTTCGCCCGGTGTGACGCCTCCGTTCATCTCGGCCCCCACTTCCCTTGTGGCGCTCATCGCGCGGATGTCGGGCCCATGCGCGAAAATCATTCTCTGGGAAGGATCCGCCCCACCCCTGGCCGGAGTGTTGAAGTCGAAGAACGTCGGGGATGGGATCGCTCTCCTCGTGGGCCCCGAAGGAGGTTTCTCGGAGGAGGATGTCACGGCTTCCGAGGCCGCCGGGTTTCGCCGCGCTTCGCTCGGACCCTATGTCTTCCGAAGCGAGTACGCTACTCAGATCGCCCTCATCCTGACCCTCCACGCGATGGGACTTCTCGGGTAG
- a CDS encoding TlyA family RNA methyltransferase, giving the protein MSAKRERLDNLLVEKGLAPSRSRAQSLIMAGVVKVEGIPQPKAGLMVGRDTPVQVLEDPNPYVSRGGLKLRGALEAFGLRPNGWICLDVGSSTGGFTDCLLQHGAAHIYAVDVGRNVIDPTLRSDSRITVIEGINARYFDLKLIPHPVDLLTMDVSFISVTRVLPAVLPTLKKSGHAVILVKPQFELRPADNRKGVVRDAALQQEAVQKVRTHAEGLGLFCKDQVESSLRGPKGNREFFLHFLRP; this is encoded by the coding sequence GTGAGTGCGAAACGGGAGCGGCTGGACAATCTGCTCGTCGAGAAGGGACTCGCTCCATCCCGATCGCGGGCCCAGAGTTTGATCATGGCGGGAGTCGTGAAGGTCGAGGGTATCCCACAGCCGAAAGCCGGGCTGATGGTCGGAAGGGATACGCCCGTCCAGGTTCTTGAAGATCCAAACCCCTATGTCAGCCGGGGGGGACTCAAACTCCGAGGCGCCTTGGAAGCGTTCGGGCTGCGGCCCAACGGATGGATCTGCCTGGATGTCGGAAGTTCGACCGGCGGCTTCACCGACTGCCTCCTGCAGCACGGAGCAGCACACATCTACGCGGTGGATGTCGGCCGCAACGTCATCGATCCAACACTTCGAAGCGACTCCCGCATTACGGTCATCGAGGGCATCAACGCACGGTACTTCGATTTGAAATTGATCCCTCATCCGGTCGACCTGCTCACCATGGATGTCTCGTTCATTTCGGTCACGCGCGTGCTGCCCGCGGTCCTCCCCACTCTGAAGAAGAGCGGACATGCCGTCATCCTCGTCAAGCCACAATTTGAACTCCGGCCGGCGGATAATCGGAAGGGTGTTGTTCGGGATGCCGCGCTTCAGCAGGAGGCCGTGCAGAAGGTCCGGACGCACGCGGAGGGTCTCGGTCTTTTCTGCAAGGACCAAGTGGAGTCCTCTCTCCGCGGCCCCAAGGGCAATCGCGAATTCTTCCTCCACTTCCTCCGCCCATGA
- a CDS encoding DUF1844 domain-containing protein yields the protein MAESQEKPGEGFRVVDRRYKTFVDEGKSLEEAPKPAPAMPVSRPAAVAPKSDPVSVVQAAARTEPATSRMGEVPREGRSPERPAQAPVPSSVQTPGYKRSPEITFDGFVRSLYTQIMIQLGLVENPLSSEMEVDVEGAKQTIDILDLLKEKTKGNLARQEEQVITEALTASRLAYVETTKRRR from the coding sequence GTGGCGGAATCGCAGGAAAAGCCGGGCGAAGGATTCAGAGTCGTCGATCGCCGATACAAGACTTTTGTGGACGAGGGCAAGTCGTTGGAAGAGGCCCCGAAACCCGCCCCGGCCATGCCTGTTTCGCGTCCCGCTGCCGTGGCCCCGAAATCGGATCCCGTGTCGGTGGTGCAAGCGGCTGCCCGAACGGAACCGGCGACCTCCAGGATGGGGGAAGTGCCGCGGGAGGGCAGGAGCCCGGAGCGGCCCGCGCAGGCGCCTGTGCCGTCGTCGGTTCAGACCCCCGGCTACAAGAGATCCCCCGAGATTACATTCGATGGCTTTGTTCGATCGCTCTACACCCAGATCATGATTCAGTTGGGGCTGGTGGAGAATCCCCTCTCCTCCGAGATGGAGGTTGACGTTGAAGGGGCGAAACAAACCATCGACATTTTGGATCTGCTGAAAGAGAAGACCAAGGGAAACCTGGCCCGACAGGAGGAGCAAGTGATTACGGAAGCATTGACCGCATCGAGATTGGCCTATGTGGAAACAACCAAGCGCCGCCGATAG
- a CDS encoding DegQ family serine endoprotease, translating into MRPEGRGSRRVGHRALVGALVSLISFGAFTSCKDAGFQKDFWPKFLKRDGQAERPSYLPKSEARAESPSSGSAAALTLPDFVKLAEALDPCVVNISSTTTAKGGRKQFRFQVPENDPFHDFMERYFNMPDMPPEQQKSQSLGSGIIISEEGYILTNNHVVDGADKIRVRRSDNEKEVEAMVKGTDPKTDIALLKIEGNGYSVCPLGDSTGMKVGEWVMAIGNPFGFSHTVTVGVVSALGRHNLDLSGSAPTYQNFIQTDAAINPGNSGGPLINTHGEVVGLNTAIYTRSGGSMGIGFAIPINMAKQVIPQLREKGKVVRAWLGVLIQRVTPEIAESLGLDRPEGALVSKVMDGSPAAKAGIQRQDVIVEFEHDRIKEWNELPNRVAMMEVGKSVSVRVVRNKREKDFQVKLAELPDAAPVAAPEEGKPESMLGLQVEQITPESAQEYGLEAEESGVGVLEVEPGSVADEAGLRKGDVIVEVGRRDIKTVSDLKRAFDEAQKSGKPALVLVRRGEATLYLTLEARKKK; encoded by the coding sequence ATGCGGCCGGAAGGCAGAGGTTCTCGGCGGGTGGGCCATCGCGCCCTCGTGGGCGCCCTGGTCAGTCTCATTTCGTTCGGCGCCTTTACTTCCTGCAAAGACGCCGGATTCCAAAAGGATTTCTGGCCGAAATTCTTGAAACGGGACGGACAGGCGGAACGGCCCTCGTACCTCCCCAAGTCGGAGGCTCGGGCGGAATCGCCGTCCTCGGGGTCCGCAGCGGCTCTGACACTCCCCGATTTTGTGAAGCTGGCCGAAGCACTCGATCCCTGCGTGGTCAATATCAGCAGCACCACGACTGCCAAAGGCGGTCGGAAGCAGTTCCGGTTTCAGGTCCCCGAAAACGATCCGTTCCACGATTTCATGGAGCGCTATTTCAACATGCCGGACATGCCGCCTGAACAACAGAAATCCCAATCGCTCGGCAGCGGGATCATCATCAGCGAGGAGGGATACATCCTGACCAACAATCACGTGGTCGATGGCGCCGACAAGATCCGCGTGCGGCGAAGTGACAATGAGAAGGAAGTGGAGGCGATGGTCAAAGGAACGGACCCCAAGACGGACATCGCGCTTCTCAAGATCGAGGGGAACGGGTATTCGGTTTGTCCGCTCGGGGACTCCACCGGCATGAAAGTGGGCGAATGGGTGATGGCGATCGGCAATCCGTTCGGATTCAGCCATACCGTCACGGTGGGTGTCGTGAGCGCCTTGGGTCGCCACAATCTGGATCTGTCGGGATCGGCGCCCACCTATCAGAACTTCATCCAGACCGACGCGGCGATCAATCCAGGAAATTCCGGCGGTCCGCTGATCAACACACACGGCGAAGTCGTCGGATTGAACACCGCCATTTACACCCGGTCGGGCGGAAGCATGGGCATTGGTTTCGCCATCCCCATCAACATGGCCAAGCAGGTCATTCCCCAGCTTCGAGAGAAAGGGAAGGTGGTTCGGGCGTGGCTGGGGGTTCTCATCCAGCGCGTGACTCCCGAAATCGCGGAGAGCCTTGGGTTGGACAGGCCCGAGGGCGCGCTCGTGTCCAAGGTGATGGACGGCAGTCCCGCCGCGAAGGCGGGAATCCAGCGTCAGGATGTCATCGTCGAGTTTGAGCACGATCGAATCAAGGAGTGGAACGAGCTCCCCAACCGAGTGGCGATGATGGAGGTGGGCAAGAGCGTGTCCGTGCGGGTCGTGCGGAACAAGCGCGAGAAGGATTTCCAGGTGAAATTGGCGGAATTGCCGGATGCCGCACCGGTGGCGGCCCCCGAGGAGGGGAAACCCGAATCGATGCTCGGCCTTCAGGTCGAGCAAATTACGCCCGAGAGCGCTCAGGAGTATGGGTTGGAAGCCGAAGAATCGGGAGTCGGCGTGTTGGAGGTGGAACCGGGCAGTGTGGCCGACGAGGCAGGCCTGCGAAAAGGCGACGTGATTGTGGAGGTCGGCCGTCGAGACATCAAGACCGTGTCCGACCTCAAGCGCGCATTCGATGAGGCCCAGAAATCGGGCAAACCCGCTTTGGTCCTGGTTCGACGCGGAGAGGCTACGCTCTATCTGACGCTGGAGGCCAGGAAGAAGAAATAG